One genomic window of Roseateles sp. DAIF2 includes the following:
- a CDS encoding DUF1972 domain-containing protein, producing the protein MKKVLRILGTRGVPAAHGGFETFAEHLALFLVRRGWRVIVYCQHEGQGGVWEDSWQGVERINIAVEGDGPKSTIVFDWKATLHAAQNRDLCLTLGYNTAIFCAVLRIKGIPNVINMDGIEWSRAKWSGPAKTWFWLNDWAGCWLGNHLVADHPEIKVHLSSRVRPAKITTIAYGADQLEALSEQPVRALGLEPGRYLTVIARAEPENSILEVVSGFSRRQRGMKLVVLGNYNESNAYHRAVRAAASSEVIFPGAIYDKPVVQALRFHSAAYVHGHQVGGTNPSLVEALGAGNAVIAHDNRFNRWVAGSGARYFTDADSFSNVLDSLMKADTSSALTGMREASKERFLNGLTWEQILGEYELLLERWLPV; encoded by the coding sequence ATGAAGAAAGTTCTCAGAATACTCGGGACCCGTGGAGTCCCCGCGGCACATGGCGGATTTGAAACCTTTGCCGAGCACCTGGCGCTGTTCCTGGTGCGGCGTGGTTGGCGCGTGATCGTCTACTGCCAGCATGAGGGGCAAGGTGGCGTCTGGGAAGACAGTTGGCAGGGGGTGGAGCGCATCAACATTGCGGTTGAAGGGGATGGGCCCAAGAGCACCATTGTTTTTGACTGGAAGGCGACGCTGCATGCGGCGCAGAACAGGGATCTGTGTCTCACGCTGGGCTACAACACGGCCATCTTCTGTGCTGTGCTGCGCATCAAGGGTATCCCCAATGTGATCAACATGGACGGCATCGAATGGTCCCGCGCCAAGTGGAGCGGGCCCGCAAAGACCTGGTTTTGGTTGAATGACTGGGCCGGCTGCTGGTTGGGTAATCATCTGGTCGCAGACCATCCGGAGATCAAGGTGCATCTGAGCTCGAGGGTGCGGCCGGCCAAGATCACGACCATTGCCTATGGCGCCGATCAACTCGAAGCCTTGTCAGAGCAGCCGGTACGAGCGCTCGGACTTGAGCCGGGGCGCTACCTGACGGTCATTGCCAGAGCCGAGCCGGAGAATTCGATCCTGGAAGTTGTCAGTGGCTTTTCCAGGCGGCAACGCGGCATGAAGCTTGTGGTGCTGGGCAATTACAACGAGAGCAATGCCTATCACCGGGCCGTCAGGGCGGCGGCCAGCTCCGAGGTTATCTTCCCTGGGGCTATCTATGACAAACCCGTCGTGCAAGCGCTGCGCTTTCACAGCGCTGCCTATGTGCATGGGCATCAGGTCGGCGGCACGAATCCGTCCCTCGTTGAAGCCTTGGGCGCTGGTAATGCCGTGATTGCGCATGACAACCGCTTCAACCGCTGGGTAGCAGGCAGCGGCGCGCGCTACTTCACGGACGCCGATAGCTTTTCCAATGTGCTGGACTCTTTGATGAAGGCGGATACGAGCAGCGCTTTGACGGGCATGCGAGAGGCCAGCAAGGAGAGGTTCCTGAACGGCTTGACCTGGGAGCAGATCCTTGGAGAGTACGAGTTGCTGTTGGAGCGCTGGCTGCCCGTCTAG
- a CDS encoding glycosyltransferase family 4 protein, producing MEKNNGGAAVIPAEARARKTVLFVHQGAELYGSDKVVLNLAVGVRAHGFQPIVVLPSEGPLLNCLRDAGVECHLAPIGKIARANLSPRGLLRLLGELAALYRRTKQLGLQRRVDLVYSNTIATAGGAVLAFLWRKPNVWHVHEIILRPRLVAGLFPKLVALGSNSVISNSKETAEWLNSQSPSLKHRNEVIWNGIGPTQAQPAGRVVFRERWGADAERLVVALVGRINRWKGHSVALAAVAALPEHIRRNVTLVYVGNVFPGQEDLERELRQQIEQSGIADQVLIQPFVNDVDALWEAVDIALVPSTEPEPFGMVAIEAMRAGKPVVASAHGGLLEIVKDGATGFLVPPSDPQALAAAIETLAANPELRRQFGDAGRERQREVFSLDAQVKATCHHLDLAMA from the coding sequence GTGGAAAAGAACAATGGTGGGGCGGCCGTGATTCCGGCTGAGGCACGGGCGAGAAAGACGGTGCTGTTTGTCCATCAGGGCGCCGAACTCTATGGTTCTGACAAGGTCGTGCTCAACCTCGCTGTTGGTGTACGGGCGCATGGATTTCAGCCCATTGTCGTGTTGCCCAGCGAAGGACCCTTGTTGAACTGCTTGCGCGACGCCGGGGTTGAATGCCATCTGGCGCCGATCGGCAAGATTGCCAGGGCTAACTTGTCACCGCGCGGGCTGCTCCGCTTGCTGGGAGAACTGGCAGCTCTGTACCGCCGAACCAAGCAACTGGGGCTGCAGCGGCGTGTCGATCTGGTCTACAGCAATACCATCGCCACGGCCGGTGGCGCGGTGCTCGCCTTCCTCTGGCGCAAGCCCAATGTATGGCATGTGCACGAGATCATCCTGCGGCCTCGGCTGGTTGCCGGCCTGTTTCCCAAGCTCGTCGCGCTGGGGTCCAACTCCGTGATCAGCAATTCCAAGGAGACGGCCGAGTGGCTGAACTCGCAAAGCCCATCTCTCAAGCATCGTAACGAGGTGATCTGGAATGGCATCGGCCCGACGCAAGCCCAGCCTGCCGGAAGAGTCGTATTTCGTGAGCGCTGGGGGGCGGATGCTGAGCGGCTGGTCGTCGCGCTCGTAGGCCGGATCAATCGCTGGAAAGGCCACTCGGTTGCGCTGGCTGCTGTTGCTGCGCTACCCGAGCACATTCGTCGGAACGTGACGCTGGTGTATGTGGGGAATGTCTTCCCGGGGCAGGAGGATCTTGAGCGCGAACTGCGTCAGCAAATCGAGCAAAGCGGAATTGCAGATCAGGTGCTGATTCAGCCCTTCGTGAATGACGTGGATGCCCTGTGGGAGGCCGTTGACATTGCCTTGGTTCCTTCCACCGAGCCTGAGCCTTTCGGCATGGTGGCAATCGAAGCCATGAGAGCCGGCAAGCCGGTGGTGGCGTCAGCTCATGGCGGCCTGCTGGAGATAGTGAAGGACGGTGCGACCGGGTTCCTCGTGCCTCCGAGCGATCCGCAGGCGTTGGCGGCTGCTATTGAGACGCTTGCTGCAAACCCGGAACTCCGCCGTCAGTTCGGCGATGCGGGTCGTGAGCGGCAGCGCGAAGTTTTCTCGCTGGATGCCCAGGTGAAGGCGACTTGCCACCACCTGGATCTGGCGATGGCATAG
- a CDS encoding DapH/DapD/GlmU-related protein, which produces MIHWILAKVKGPAYRLDPRLPSSALVEVLFRRLVWALRGVWKRLPRATAFRSVVFVGADVTLRNQGLIRIGSWSTLAKGVLIDGLSSHGVTIGRRVNIGPYTQIEATGVITNLGIGFEIGDNSGIGAFSYVGAAGGVKVGANVIMGQRVSFHSEDHVFSDLDVPIRAQGVVRKGIVVADDCWIGANVTFLDGCTVGRGCVIGAGSVVRGDIPAYSIAVGIPAKVVRSRRPQQVAAA; this is translated from the coding sequence ATGATTCATTGGATTCTGGCGAAGGTGAAGGGGCCTGCATATCGGTTGGATCCAAGGCTCCCATCCTCCGCGTTGGTGGAGGTCCTGTTCCGAAGACTGGTCTGGGCATTGCGAGGGGTCTGGAAGCGACTGCCTCGCGCCACAGCGTTCCGTAGCGTGGTGTTCGTCGGTGCTGACGTCACATTGAGGAACCAGGGGCTGATACGTATTGGCAGCTGGTCGACCCTGGCGAAAGGGGTCCTGATCGATGGCTTGTCATCCCATGGCGTGACCATTGGCCGCCGCGTGAACATCGGTCCTTACACGCAGATCGAGGCGACGGGGGTCATCACGAACCTCGGTATCGGATTTGAAATCGGCGACAACTCCGGGATCGGTGCTTTTTCCTATGTTGGTGCCGCGGGAGGCGTCAAGGTTGGGGCCAATGTGATCATGGGGCAGCGAGTCAGCTTTCACTCCGAGGATCATGTGTTTTCGGATCTTGATGTGCCTATTCGCGCCCAAGGCGTTGTAAGGAAGGGCATTGTGGTTGCCGACGACTGCTGGATCGGTGCGAATGTGACGTTTCTCGACGGCTGCACCGTAGGGCGGGGCTGCGTGATCGGGGCGGGGTCGGTTGTCAGGGGTGATATCCCGGCCTATTCGATTGCGGTGGGGATTCCCGCAAAGGTTGTGCGCAGCAGACGGCCGCAACAAGTCGCAGCGGCCTGA
- a CDS encoding SGNH/GDSL hydrolase family protein translates to MRKKAVGLGLWLCVGLAQADGILFVGNSITHHVPSPSVGWTGDWGMAASSRSSDYVHMTVRKLEGSGQARISFESLNASNFEKDPSPLNADSVWKKIDASAADRVVLFLGDNVKAEPGAWAQFVSAYESLITRARGKGKQVVCVSLWWSAETRNADLKRLCEANGGTFALLPPESQSAQARAPGHANKGVASHPGDQGMRLIADAVYTALEQGRKR, encoded by the coding sequence ATGCGGAAGAAGGCAGTTGGACTTGGCCTGTGGCTGTGCGTCGGGCTTGCTCAGGCGGACGGCATCCTGTTTGTCGGAAACAGCATCACGCATCACGTGCCTTCTCCTTCCGTTGGCTGGACCGGGGACTGGGGCATGGCGGCCAGCAGCCGGAGTAGCGACTATGTGCACATGACGGTTCGCAAGCTCGAGGGAAGCGGTCAGGCGCGGATCAGCTTCGAGTCCTTGAACGCGAGCAACTTTGAGAAAGACCCGTCTCCGCTCAACGCGGATAGCGTGTGGAAAAAGATCGATGCCTCGGCTGCCGATCGGGTGGTTCTCTTTCTCGGGGACAACGTGAAAGCGGAGCCCGGGGCATGGGCGCAGTTTGTCTCCGCATATGAGTCGCTGATCACAAGAGCGAGGGGCAAGGGCAAGCAAGTCGTGTGCGTCAGCCTTTGGTGGTCAGCCGAAACCCGCAACGCAGATCTGAAGCGACTCTGCGAGGCTAACGGCGGGACTTTTGCCCTGCTTCCACCGGAGTCCCAGTCTGCACAGGCGCGTGCTCCCGGCCATGCCAACAAGGGAGTCGCATCGCATCCAGGGGATCAGGGCATGAGGCTGATTGCAGATGCTGTGTATACCGCACTTGAACAAGGCCGAAAAAGGTAA
- a CDS encoding glycosyltransferase family 2 protein, with the protein MSTLTDAPTIELSIIIKTLNEATHIQRTIAAVKEAARNFSHEIIVADSLSDDDTAALAKAAGARVIQLVRREDRSCGIGAQLGFQIARGTYVYLLDGDMECIPGFIDEAITCLKANDHLAGVAGDMSELGSGNYEFQLRKRLVEQFTSGEWHGEKDWLDGGGIYKRVALDELGYITDRNLHAYEEKDLGLRLRSKGWRMVRIPLSAVQHRGHAEATWALLRKRWVSKYVNGAGELIRACVGSPHFWRAVKLLKQYVVLALLMTATVLATAILPWTSWPFAACLLAWALAALAMCIRKRGVTEGLRALAYLAFWSAGLIRGLVMGSRTDPAAPIESRQL; encoded by the coding sequence ATGTCGACATTGACAGACGCACCGACGATAGAGTTGTCCATCATCATCAAGACGCTGAATGAGGCGACGCATATTCAGCGGACGATCGCTGCGGTGAAGGAGGCAGCCCGCAATTTCAGCCACGAGATCATCGTGGCCGACAGCCTTTCCGACGACGACACTGCGGCTTTGGCTAAAGCAGCGGGCGCGCGGGTCATCCAGCTGGTGCGGCGCGAGGATCGCTCGTGCGGCATCGGCGCTCAGTTGGGTTTCCAGATCGCTCGAGGTACCTATGTTTACCTGCTTGATGGCGACATGGAGTGCATACCGGGCTTTATTGACGAGGCGATAACCTGCCTGAAGGCCAACGATCATCTCGCTGGCGTTGCCGGTGACATGTCGGAATTGGGAAGTGGAAACTACGAGTTCCAGTTGCGCAAACGCCTGGTCGAACAGTTCACCAGCGGCGAATGGCACGGTGAGAAAGATTGGCTCGATGGCGGAGGCATCTACAAGCGCGTTGCCCTGGACGAACTGGGGTACATCACCGACCGGAACTTGCATGCCTACGAGGAGAAGGACCTAGGCTTGCGGCTCCGCTCAAAGGGGTGGCGCATGGTCCGGATCCCACTATCCGCAGTACAGCATAGGGGGCATGCCGAGGCGACTTGGGCGCTGCTCAGAAAACGCTGGGTCTCCAAGTATGTCAATGGCGCAGGGGAGTTGATCCGGGCTTGCGTTGGATCCCCGCATTTCTGGCGGGCGGTGAAGCTGCTGAAGCAGTACGTCGTGCTTGCGCTCTTGATGACGGCTACGGTCCTCGCTACCGCCATCCTGCCCTGGACGAGCTGGCCGTTTGCGGCTTGCCTGCTGGCCTGGGCTCTGGCTGCTTTGGCCATGTGTATTCGAAAGCGTGGCGTGACCGAGGGTCTTCGAGCGCTGGCCTATCTGGCGTTCTGGTCGGCAGGTCTTATCCGGGGCCTGGTGATGGGATCGAGAACGGATCCGGCCGCCCCTATTGAAAGTCGGCAGCTGTAG